AAGAGTGCATAGTCTTCCGGATCTTCCCGCCTTCGAAGGTGTGGAATCTTATATGGATGATTACGAATTCCAGACAGAAGCAAACGAGTCCGCCGGAGTTCCTTCCAGAGCAGAGAAATGGTATAAAGAAAATGTAATGTTATCCAGTCATGACGAATATTTGGAACTAATCGGAGATGTTCGACTTAGACGTCTTAAGATGACTCCTCCGGAGCATGTGCTTTCTTCTCCTGAAGATCCGAAGACTGTGAATGATTCCGAACAGACAATTATTCTCACTGCTAGGGCAATCATCGAAAGAGTGAAAGAAAAAAGTTATAAGACAGTGCTCGCCGGAATCGGTGCTGCTCACATGGCAGCCTGGACTGCGGCCAAACTCTTAGAGAAAGAAGGAATTCATATCAAAGTAATCTCTGAGTTGGGCTTCTATGGAATGAAACCCTTTGCAGGAGATGTATTCTTATTCAGCCAACTTCATACTCATTCTTGTTCCATGCTATCCGATGTGGTTAGCATCTTAGGAACCGTTGTCCCGGACGATTGTTTGGGAGTGATAGGTGCTGCAGAAGTGGATTGGTTCGGTAATATTAACTCTGTGTTGGATGGAAAAGGAAACTTTCTAGTGGGATCGGGAGGCGCGAATGATATCGTTTCCACTGCAGATACGATCGTAGTCGCAAAGGCAAACAGATACAGATTCGTAAGAAAGGTAAAATTCATCACTTCTCCCGGAGATAGAGTGGTAGAAGCAGTCTGCCAATTCGGTAGATTCAAAAGAAAATCCTTCTCCGACCATCCGTTCGAACTATCTTCTTGGATCGCCCCCGCCTCAGACGATGAGATGGAAGCAGAAGAAGCCGTTCTAAGATATACTCTTTGGCTTCCCCCTGACGAGGAACTGCCTATAGACCAAGAACCTCCGATCACTTCTGAAGAATTGACAGCTCTTAGGGAATTAGATCCAGAAAGGATCTATACGGAACAGTTTATGGTTTACACGCGTTTGCCTTAACTTCGAGACGAATGGAGCAAAAGATTGGAATTATGACTGGAAATTTATTATGGACCGAGGGAGTATTGATCCATGGAAAAAGCTAAGAACCTAGCTTCCAACGGTGTTCGGATCACCGGGATCGGGCATTATCTTCCCGAAAGGATCGTAAAAAACGACGAGATCCGCGCCAGACTGAAATACCCCGAAATGCATCCTGCCGAAAAAGCAGTGATAGGCAATATAGGAGTTACGGAAAGAAGAAGAGCGAACGAAAAGGAAACCGCTCAATTCATGGCGGCTGAAACCGCACAAATGATCCTAAAAGATGCAGGCAAAGATGCTAAGGATGTGGATGTATTTATCCTGGCAAACTGGACAGACAGGCTCTATCTTCCGGATCTTGCTCCTCAGGCTTCTAAGTTAACCGGCACATCCAACGCACTTGCATTCGATATTTCTACTGCTTGCACCGGATTCGTTCATGGAGTCCAGATCGGCGCCGCATTTCTTTCCAGTGGTAAGTATAAGTCCGCACTTGTGATCGGTAGCGAAAGATTTTCGATAAGAACTAGGATGAGCGGCTACGGAGAATTCACTGCAGGCGATGCAGCCGCTGGAGTTCTCTTAGAACATACTGGAGATAAGAATTACGGAGTCATAGATTCCTTTTTGAAAGACAATGGAGATCTTTCCTCACTCATCGAATTGGGTCCTGGACCAAATTATCATATTAAGAGTTTTCCGGAATTAGTCACGAACGCTGCGGACCTAACTCTTTCTTCGATGGACCAACTCATGAATAAACATGGATTGAGTATCGAAGATATTGATTGGGTCATTCCTCATCCCGGAACAGATGTAGTCGTCCAAGACGTCTTAAAAAGAACTAAATTCCCGAAAGAAAAGATCCTACTCAACTTTGAGAGAGTAGGAAATACTTCTGCAGCTTCCATTCCTATAGCTCTATCAGAATATTATTATAAAGGAATTGTGAAGAAGGGAGACTTAATTCTGTCTCCTGCGGTCGGAGCGGGATTTTATTGGGGTGGACTTTTATATCGATTATAGATTCGATATCGATTCCGCACAAAGAAAAACAATAAATAGAAAAGGTGAAGTAGAAGGATGATCGTAACAGGATTCGAACTGAGAGAAAGGCTAAACGCCGAATCTGCCTCGGAAGTATATAAGGCTGTTCGAAAAGAAGATAGCAAATCCGTCATAATCAAATTCCTTCCTGTTCTGGATGAATTGCATCCTTCCGTAGTGAATCTCAGGAATGAATATGAGATTCTGGCATTGTTATCTGAGAAGGAATTCGTAAAGCCAATCAAGTTCGAGAAACTCCAGGATGGATTCGCTCTATTCATGGACTATGTGTCTGGAGGTTCCTTAAAGGATTATATTGCAAAGAAACCTCTCACTCTTACCGACTTCTTTTCCATCGCAATCCAGCTCTCCGAAAGGCTGAGCGAGATCCATTCGCGCAAGATCATCCATAAAGACTTAAAGCCTGAAAACATTATCTATAATAAAGAAAGCAAACAGGTCAGGATCATAGACTTCGGGATCTCTACTCGACTCAATAAAGAAGAAACTTCTTGGTCTGCTCCGAATATATTAGAAGGTTCCATTCATTATGTTTCTCCGGAACAAACCGGAAGAATGAATCGATCCGTAGATTATAGAAGCGATTTCTATTCTCTAGGTATCACTTTCTACGAAATGCTTTTAGGCAAATTGCCATTTGATGGAGATGATTTACTCCAACTAGTTCACTCTCATTTGGCCAAGATCCCGGTCCCTCCTAAAGAACTTCGTCCGGAAGTCCCTTCTGTACTTTCAGATATCGTAATGAAGCTTCTGGCAAAGAATGCGGAAGATAGATACCAAACTGCAAGAGGCTTGCAAGGTGACTTAGAAAAAGCGTTCTCCTTATGGAAGGAGAATACCGATTTTCCTGCTTTTGCCTTGGCACAAAATGATTTCTCTCCTGAATTCAAGATCCCTCAAAAACTCTACGGAAGAGAAGAGTATATCAATACTCTCTTAGAAGAATTCAAGAATGTTGCGGCTAACGGTCGCTCCAGAATGGTATTGATCGGGGGATATTCCGGAGTAGGTAAATCTTCTCTCGTAAAAGAGATCAACAAGCCTCTTACCGAATCTAAGGGCTATTTTATTTCCGGAAAATTCGATCAGTACAATCGCAACCTTCCCTTCTCCGCAATTATACAAGTGTTCTCAAGCCTAGTCGAATTGATTCTAACCGAACCTCCAGAAAGGATCGAGGCTTGGAAAGGAAAGATACGCAAGGCTCTCGGCCCTAATGGAAAAGTAATCACGGATGTGATCCCAGAATTAGAGATCATTATCGGAAAACAAGAAACAGTTCCGGAATTAGGCCCTCAAGAGAACGCAAACCGTTTTTATATCGTATTCCAGAACTTCATTAAGGTTTTTGCAAGTTCAGAGCATCCTCTTGCAGTTTTCTTGGACGATATGCAATGGGCAGACACTGCTTCTCTCGAACTTTTAAAGATCTTAATGGAAGACGTAACCGTAAGTTACCTTTTCATAATCCTGGCATATCGGGACAACGAAGTGGATTCTTCTCACCCATTCCAAGCTCTTTTAGATGTTTTGGAAAAAGAAGGTTTGGATCCTTACAAGATTGTGCTTCAACCTCTCGCTCTAAAGGACGTCAAAGAGCTATTATCCGATAGTCTTCACACTTCCCAAGAAAAGACCAATGAACTTTCAGAAATCATTCATTCCAAAACCGGAGGGAATCCTTTCTTTATCGGAGAGTTATTAAAACAGCTCGCAAAAGAAGATTCCGTCTTCTTTGACCAGGAAACCGGAAAACCGGGCGAAGGCGTATGGAAATGGGATATCGCTAAGATCAGGAATACAAAGATTTCGGATAACGTAGTCGAACTACTGATCAATCGGATCCGAAAGCTTCCCCCTAAGATACAAGAAACATTAGAGCTCGCCTCCTGTATCGGAAGTTCCTTTGACCTCGCTCTTCTTACCAGGATCAGAGAGACAGATTATAAAACTGCTTTAGGAGCTATACAAGAAGCAATTCAAGAAGAATTAATCGTACCAGTTGGGGACAACTATCGTCTGGCAGAAGCCTTGGACGAAAAGGAATCCAATAAGGAAAAGCTGTACCAAGCTGCCAAGACTGTCATGTACAGATTCCAACACGACAGAGTACAGCAGGCCGCATACGAGATCATAGACGAAGATAAGAAGAAGAAAATCCGTCTTCAACTCGGAAGATTCCTCTTAGAAAATGCGGACCAAAAACAGATCGAAGACAATATTTTCGATATAGCGAATCACTTAAACATAGGCTCTTCGTACATCACTGAGGCTCCTGAAAAACTCAAACTGGCTCAGTTGGATCTGATCGCAGGAAAGAAGGCAAAGAATTCTACCGCATACAAACCTGCATTGAACTATATCGCAAAGGCAAGAGAGATGCTGTTTCTCATGCCGGAAGCGAATCAGGGAGATGACAAACTCTGGGCGGCCCATTACGATATTTGCTATTCCATATTTAGAGAACTAGGCGAGATCCAATATCTCACCGGTGTCTTTGATGATTCTCAAAAGACAATAGACACTCTCCTAAAATATGCAAAGACACCGATCGAACTTGGAGATGCTTATAATCTTCTCATTATAGAATACTCCGCTCTTGGAAAATTCGATTTGGCACTTCCTATGATCATCAAGGCATTAAAACCTTTGGGCGTCGATATTCCCGACAAGGATCATGATAAGGTGACCGGTGCGGAGATAGAGATCGCAAACGCGGCATTGGATGGCAAGACTGTAGAGTCCTTATTGGATCTTCCTCTGATCCAAAAGCAGGAACATATTATGGCAGTGAACCTGATGACGAGTGCCATTCCTACAGTTTATAATTATGCTCTTACTTTATTCCCTGTTATTTCATTGAAGATGGTAAACCTCTTCTTGAAACACGGGAACATGTCCGATCCGTACGGATATTCCATGTATGCAATCGTACTTACCTCAGGATTTCAACAGTATAGAAAGGGTTACGAGTTTGCGGAGTTAGCCGTCAAAGTTAGCGAGAAATACAAGAATCCGAGTGGAATAGCGAAAGCCGCGAATATTCTGGCCAATTACACCACTCCATTCGTGAAACACCTGAAGTATTCCGAAGAGATCAATCATAGAGGAATACAAGCCAGTTTAGAATCCGGAGAGTTCCTACACGGTGGATATTGCGCGATGAACGACGCAATCAACGTAGTTCTCCAATCCAAAAACCTAGAATTAGTAAAACCTAAAATAGATGGCCTTTTAAAATTCACTAGAAAAGTGAAAAACAACCTAGCGATCGATACCGTCCTTGCTTCCGCACTCATCATTTCCAACTTAAGAGGCAAGACTGCTTCTCATATAGAATTTTCGACGGAGGAAATGAACGAGCAGGAATATATTGAGCTCTGCAATTCTCACCAGAGTCCGTTTCCGGTTTGTTTGTTCAAGATCATGAAGAGTAGAATGCTTCTCTCTTATGGAGAACCGGAAGCCGCTCTTAAGGAATTAGAAGAAGCTGAGGGAATGCTTGGATTTATCTCAGGACAGATCGCGGTAGAAGAACATGGTTATCTCTATTCTCTCGCGATGGCTGCGAACTATAAACTTTCTCCTCAAGATAAGAAAGCAAAGTTCCTGGAAAGAATGAAGAAGAATCAGCAGAAACTAAAACTTCTTTCCGAGAATTCTCCTGAGAATTTCGAACATAAATATCTCTTAGTCGAAGCAGAGCTCGCAAGATTGGAATACAAGAACTGGAAGGCAGCTAAGACTTACGAGCAAGCAATCCAACTCGCGAGTAAAAACGAATATTATAACGATGAGGCACTTGCCGCGGAACTCGCATCCAAGTTCTGGTTCTCAAAAGGAAGCGCGAAGATTGGCTCTCAATATATCAGTGAAGCCTATCAAAAGTACGGAAGATGGGGAGCCACCAAGAAACAAGAACTATTAAAGGCCAAATACCCCGAATTCATTCGAGAAAAAGGAAGAGATACTCTTCGCGCGACTCGCACTTTAGGAACCCTGAGCACCCGCACTGCCGCCGCAACGGAAGTGTATACAGGACAAACTCTCGACTTCCAATCGATTCTGAAAAGTTCCACAGCGATTTCCGGAGAGATCAAACTCGAGTCCTTGTTGGATACATTAATGCAGATCTCGATCGAGAATGTGGGAGCCGAAAAAGGAGTCATGATCTTAAGAAGAGACGGCAAACTCTTCGTAGAGGCAGAAGGTAGCATAACGGATGACGAGATCCGTGTCATGCAAGGGATCCCTATCCAAGAAAGTAGGAATATTCCTATCAGCGTCATCTACTATGTAGAAAGGACCAAAGAAGATTTAGTACTCAGAAACGCATTTGCTGATGAGAAGTTTAACAAGGATCCATATATCCGAGAGAGAAAAACAAAATCAGTCCTATGTTCTCCTATTATCAAACAGGGAGAGCTGATCGGTATATTATATTTAGAGAATAATCTCTCCGAGGCTGCATTCACTTCGGATCGTTTACAGACGATCTCGATACTTTCTTCGCAGGCTGCTATCTCCATTGATAACGCATTGCTCTATGCGAACTTGGAAGGCAAGGTAGCTGAAAGAACAAAAGAATTGGCGACTGCTAATGATGATCTCGCCTTAAAGAATCAGCATATCACTGACAGTATTACATATTCTTTGAATATTCAACAGGCGATCCTTCCTGCTCCGGAAATCTTAGGAAAGTCCCTGCAGGATTATTTCGTAATATTCCGACCGAAGGACATTGTATCCGGAGACTTCTATTGGTTCTCCAAGCAGGAAGATGCCATATATATTGCTGCAGTAGACTGCACCGGTCATGGAGTTCCAGGAGCGCTTATGTCCATGATCGGGAATACTCTTCTGAACCAGATCGTAAACGAGATAGGTATCACTGAGCCGGGAGAGATCTTGGCCCTTCTTCACCAGAAGGTAAGACAGGCCTTGAAACAGGATACCGATCAAACCAATTCCAGGGACGGAATGGACCTCTGCCTATTAAAGATACAGGACAATAATTTATTCTTTGCCGGAGCGAAACGCCCTATTTTTATAGGAAAAGGCGGAGTCTTGACCGAAATTAAAGGAGATAGGTTCTCGATAGGCGGCAAGCAAAAAGAAGAGACGCGAAAATTTACGACACACTCCATTCCTCTACAAAAAGGAATTCGAACGAGTGTCTACCTAACCACGGATGGTTTCATGGATCAACCGAATCCTGAACGTATGAAGATCGGTACCAAAGGGTTTCTCGCATTTTTGGGTGGAATAGAACACCTCTCCAGTGCGGAACAAAAAGAGAGAATGGAATCCTTCCTGCTAGCTCATCAAAACGGAGAAGCGCAGCGGGACGACATAACACTTGTCGGTGTGGTTTTGGGTGGTTAATTAAGGAGATGTTTCTGAACAAGGAAGATGCTAATGATGGAAAATGAAGTCGTTAATCTGTTTAAGACTTATCAGGAAACCAGCGAATATAATTTGCTAGTATCCTTCAAGGGCAGGCTGTCCCAGGAAGTTTTGACCGAATTGGGTTCTATGATCCGTACTTCTCTCAGCACGGAATCCAAAATTAAGAAAATTTTTGCCGTATTTATAGAACTCGCTCAGAACATGCTTCACTATTCTGCGGAGCGCAAGATCAACGAAGAGCAAAAGGATGCTGGAGTCGGTATCCTCGTAGTCAGGGAAAATTCTGTTGGCTACCATGTTGCTTCGGGAAATTTGGTATTGAACGAGAAGATCGAGTTTCTCACGGAAAGGATCCAGAAAATCAACTCCATGAATAAGGACGAATTAAAGTCTTTTTATCAGCAGCAACTCAGGTCAGAGAGACCAGAGGATAGCAAGGGAGCCGGAGTAGGATTGATCGATATTGCGAGAAAGTCGGATGGACCTCTAGTATTTCATTTTGATTCGTTGGATGGAAAACAATCCTTCTTCACAATCTCCGCATTTTTTACGAAGGAAAACTAATCATGGAATCCTTGCATATACAACAAACTAAAACTTCACCGGAAGTCATCTTAGATTCATCCAAAGGCGTCGCGGAGATCATCGGAGAATCCTATCCCGAGAACGCGATGGCATTCTATAAACCTGTCTTTGATTGGTTGTCCGCTATCCAAGCTTCTAGCAAGCAGATACAGTTCCGTTTTCAAATGGATTATTTCAATACCAGTTCCTCCAAAGTGATCATGGATATTTTGGATCATCTTCAAAAATATCATGATAAGGGCGGAAAGGTCGAAGTCGAATGGCTGTTTAAGGAAGACGACGAGGATATGCAGGAGACGGGAGAAGAATTCTCTTCTGATCTTAGCCTTCCGTTCAAAATGAAATCTTATAAATAGATTTCCGAATACGATCATCTTGTGGAAAAGAACGAGTCTACAAAAGAATCTAATACTTTCTTCGAGCAGGAATTTAAACTTCTCTCGGACGCGCAATCTTTCCTAGATAATTCCGGCAACGGAGGAGATCCCAAGGATAAACTTAAGACCTTGGTGGATTCCTACGAGTCTCTATTAAAACAGTCTTCTAAGATCATGAAGATCGGAGACTCTACTCAACATAGACTTCTCAAAACCCAAGAAGAATTAACAAATTCTAATATAATGCTCGAGGCCGCCTATATGGACCTCAAGCTTGTTACCGAGGTGGGAAGGATCATCACCTCTTCTCTTGAGCCAAAGGTAATCATCCAGTCCGTTTATCAGAACACCAAGTCCATGGTCCCTATGGACGTTCTTGCATTCGGGATCTATGACGAAGAAAAGAAAGAGATCAAATATAAGTTTTGCGTAATAGATGGAAGATACACTCCTGCTCCTTCAGTAGATTCTCTTGAGGCAGACAACCCTTCTTCTTATTGTATCAAGCACGGACATGAATTGATCAGCCAGGATGTAGAAAAGGATTTTCCTCAATATCTGGATGAGATCCGAAAACATTTCGGAGAGAATACCAAGTCGGCATTGTATTTCCCTTTAAAAGTAGAAGAGCGCTTTATCGGTGTGCTCACAGTTCACAGCTACTCTAAAAACGCATTTCAACCCAATCAGTTGAATATTCTTAGAACTCTCGCGAACTATGTTGCGATCGGAGTGGATAATGCGGATGCGTATCGCACTCTTTCTAAGAGAAACAAGGAATTAAAGGATTCTCTCGAAAAGATCGAAGAGCTGAACAAGAACATAGAAGAAGAAAGACAGAAGTCCGAAAACCTTTTGTTGAACATTCTACCAAGAAGCATTGCTGACAGATTGAAAGGAGGAGAAGGAGTCATTGCGGATTACTTCCCTTCTTCTACCGTTTTGTTCGCGGATATAGTCGGCTTCTCCAAACTTACTACCAAGATCAAGACACCTACAAGATTGGTAGAGATCTTAAACCGCATTTTTACTGAGTTCGATGTCATCGCTGACAAGTACAAACTCGAAAAGATCAAAACGATCGGAGACTGTTATATGTTAGCGGGAGGGATCCCGGTTATAACAGAAGATCATGCCGACAAAGCGGCTCAGGCTGCTTTAGATATGATCCGTCGCTTGGACGAATTGAAACCGGAGCTTGAGTTTGAATTCAACGTTAGGATAGGATTACATACTGGAGAAGTTGTCGCAGGAGTGATCGGAAAAAACAAATTCGTGTACGATCTCTGGGGCGATTCAGTAAACACAGCTTCTCGTATGGAATCTCACGGTTCTACAGGAAGGATTCATGTTTCAGAAGCCGTTTATCTTTCCTTGAAAGATAAATATTCTTTCGAAGACAGAAGTATCATCGAGGTAAAAGGAAAAGGCCCGATGCATACATATTTCCTTTTGGGCAAAAAATAAGGCCCGTCACCGGACCTTACCTCATCAACTCTTGGACTCCGATAGAGTCCTCATTTAATCTAAGCAATCAACCTAACGCGTCGATTACTTCTTTCGGAGCTTGGACTAACTCTACTAAAACGCCTTCTGCAGAAAGAGGAAATTCTTCGTTTCCTTTTGGATGAATGAAGGTCACATCATGACCGCCGGCTCCTTTGCGGATCCCACCAGGAGTAAAACGAACTCCTTGAGCACTCAACCATTCCACAGCTTTGTGGATATCATCCACCCATAGACCGATATGATTCAATTTGGGATCATGAACTTTTGGGCTCTTGGTCGCATCGACTGGTTCCATGATATCCACTTCGACCGCGTAAGCGCCTTTTCCCATTCTAAGAATGTCCTCGTCCACATTCTCTTTTTCACTGCGATACGTTCCTACGTTCTCCAGGCCGAGAATATCCACCCAAAATTTCTTAAGCTTCTGCTTATCTTCTCCGCCTACCGCAATCTGTTGGACTCCTAGGATCTTAAACGGTCTCATACACAACCTATCTTAGTTTTTTTCCAAGATCCTCTTCACTAGCAAAAGAGCAAGAGATTTGCCGAGGAGATCCTGATTCTATGAATGTAAATATCAGGTCATCCAAAGAAGTATAGAACGACTAGGTAACTTATTCTTCCTGGGAGAATGTAGCTTCTAAAGGAAGATGATCGCTCGCGTCTGCGGCTTCCCCTTCTTGCAGGACCTTATATTCTTTCTTAGCAAGTCCTTTAGAATAGAATATATAATCGATAGTGCGGTCAGGCTTTGCTATCTGAGGATCGTTCGGAACATGAGTGAAGAATTTCTCTTTGTTCGGACCGTTCAATTCCTCGAGGCTCACAGTAGAATTCCATTTTTGAAAGATCGGAGAGATCTCCTCTTCGTCGCTATAGAAAAAGGCTCCGTTTGGATGCAGTTGACCTCTGGAAAATCCGGGAGGAAGAAGATTAAAATCCCCGGCCAAGATCCAAGGCATCTTCTTTGCGTCCAAAGTTTCTAATAGATTTTCAATGAATCTCACCTGTCTGTGCATCGTATCCGTTCCCATAGAAAATGCGTCCAGATGAGTGTTCAGCAGTGTGACTGTCTTTCCATCGTGAGTCGCGATATCTGCCTGTAAGACTGCACGTTTCAATTGCAATTGTTGGGTAATCGGATCCGCAGGAGGCGTGGGGAGCTGGTGTCTAAGCGCTGAAACTATTTTATATTTACTGAATATTGTCAGTTTCATTCCCACAGATCCTAGGATCTTAGGATGAGGAACGAAGCCTGCTTTCCAATAAAAAGCTTCGGTTCTGCAAGGATACAGATCGGAAAGAAGAGGAAGTATTCTCTCAGACTGATCCTCGCTATACGTTTTCTTGGCTCCGTCATCCACTTCTTGGAATAGAACGAAATCCGGATTTTGCTCCAGGATTACATTTGCCACTTTCTTCAGAGTGTTTTCGACTTCTTCTCTAGAAGGTGCAGTGTCCGGACCACTCTCATCCGGGACATCATACCAAAACACTCTGTTCTTTCCGGCAAAATATTGCACATTCCAAGAAAGTAATTTGATCTGTTTTCCTCCGTCCAGGATAGGAGCGTTGGACTCACAGTTTACGGAAGCCTCCTGCAATTCAGAAGGATGAAATGTAGTGAAATATACGATTAAGAGTAGAAGGACCAGAATGGAAAGTAAGACGATGAGTATTCTTTTTAATAATTTCAAGTTGTCCCTCTGCCGGATGAGATTCTTTTTTACCCAAAGAAGTCTTTGGTGAGGCATCCTTTCTAATCAAAGTCCCGGTTTCGTCCACAATTTTAGAGTTTTCGGACCCTAAGAATAGAAAACGGAAAGGCTTTCCCTTTTTCGGGGGCCCGGAAAGACTGGAACTCTCCTCATGAAGAAGAAACTTCTAATCCTATTCCTTTCTCTTTCTATCCTTTTCAGCCTAGCTCCCGCATTCGGAGAAGAAGTAGAACTGCAAGTTGTCCTGAAGAACGGAAGCACTGGCGGAGTCGGCTCCGCAGAAAGTCTCCGATTATTTGCTTTGGAAAGACAAATGGTTCCCCTATCTGTGGGAGACATTGGTCCGGTCAAAGGATCGTTTAAGCTCCCTAAGGTGAGTGCACCGGACGGGCTGCCTATCCTTCTCCAAGTAACTTATAATGGAGTGAATTATAATAAGATCATTCCTCCGGTTCCAATTATGAGGACCCGTCCTCAAGAAGTTACCGTCTATGACAAGACTACTGATAGAGCTGCGATCAAGACCAAATCCCTTCTTCAAGTAGTTCGCACAAAAGATGCATTAGTAGTTTATAAAGTATCTATCCTAACGAACAATACGATCCCGCCAAAGAGTTTTCAGAATGAGAATGATCCGATCGAGATCTATGTTCCTACAGAAGCAACGGATATCTCGGCTCAACTTACGCAAGGAGCTGGAATGGCAATCCCACTTCAGTTAAAGCAAGGCAAGAATGGTTGGGCACTCGATCGAGCGATTCTTCCTGGCTCGTCTCAATTGTTTGTAACCTATGCAATTCCCGCAAGCGATCTGGCCTCCGTGAATTTCAAGGATAGATTGTTATTCGAGAAACAAGAAGGAGAAAGAGTAATCTTCTCCAAGCCAAAGGACATGGAAGTTTCTTATGTAGGAGCGGGCACTGTTCGCTCAGTTAAGGAAGAAGCTCCTGAAGACGTGAAGGCGAATATAGTTTCTTATCCTTCTCCTCAATATGAAATCACATTGTCTGTAAGCGGTGGAGAAGCTGTGGTAGAACCGGTCTCCGAACAGGAAAGAGAGATCCAAAACGGAAAGATCTTTGTCTCTACCGAAAAAACGATCTACGGTGTAGTCGGGATTGTATCCTTCTTATTCTTTCTTTCCTTTGCAGTCGGTCTGAAATTCAGAAAGAAGGACTAAAGTAAGTCGATTATTTTTTCTTAGCCACAACCTTCTTCTTAGCAACTGGCTTAGAAGAAGGTTTCTTGCCGGCTTTCTTGGGAGCAGGCTTACTTCTTTCCGGAACCAGA
This genomic window from Leptospira semungkisensis contains:
- a CDS encoding endonuclease/exonuclease/phosphatase family protein, translated to MKLLKRILIVLLSILVLLLLIVYFTTFHPSELQEASVNCESNAPILDGGKQIKLLSWNVQYFAGKNRVFWYDVPDESGPDTAPSREEVENTLKKVANVILEQNPDFVLFQEVDDGAKKTYSEDQSERILPLLSDLYPCRTEAFYWKAGFVPHPKILGSVGMKLTIFSKYKIVSALRHQLPTPPADPITQQLQLKRAVLQADIATHDGKTVTLLNTHLDAFSMGTDTMHRQVRFIENLLETLDAKKMPWILAGDFNLLPPGFSRGQLHPNGAFFYSDEEEISPIFQKWNSTVSLEELNGPNKEKFFTHVPNDPQIAKPDRTIDYIFYSKGLAKKEYKVLQEGEAADASDHLPLEATFSQEE
- a CDS encoding adenylate/guanylate cyclase domain-containing protein yields the protein MEKNESTKESNTFFEQEFKLLSDAQSFLDNSGNGGDPKDKLKTLVDSYESLLKQSSKIMKIGDSTQHRLLKTQEELTNSNIMLEAAYMDLKLVTEVGRIITSSLEPKVIIQSVYQNTKSMVPMDVLAFGIYDEEKKEIKYKFCVIDGRYTPAPSVDSLEADNPSSYCIKHGHELISQDVEKDFPQYLDEIRKHFGENTKSALYFPLKVEERFIGVLTVHSYSKNAFQPNQLNILRTLANYVAIGVDNADAYRTLSKRNKELKDSLEKIEELNKNIEEERQKSENLLLNILPRSIADRLKGGEGVIADYFPSSTVLFADIVGFSKLTTKIKTPTRLVEILNRIFTEFDVIADKYKLEKIKTIGDCYMLAGGIPVITEDHADKAAQAALDMIRRLDELKPELEFEFNVRIGLHTGEVVAGVIGKNKFVYDLWGDSVNTASRMESHGSTGRIHVSEAVYLSLKDKYSFEDRSIIEVKGKGPMHTYFLLGKK
- a CDS encoding VOC family protein, yielding MRPFKILGVQQIAVGGEDKQKLKKFWVDILGLENVGTYRSEKENVDEDILRMGKGAYAVEVDIMEPVDATKSPKVHDPKLNHIGLWVDDIHKAVEWLSAQGVRFTPGGIRKGAGGHDVTFIHPKGNEEFPLSAEGVLVELVQAPKEVIDALG
- a CDS encoding DUF1987 domain-containing protein yields the protein MESLHIQQTKTSPEVILDSSKGVAEIIGESYPENAMAFYKPVFDWLSAIQASSKQIQFRFQMDYFNTSSSKVIMDILDHLQKYHDKGGKVEVEWLFKEDDEDMQETGEEFSSDLSLPFKMKSYK